In the Thunnus thynnus chromosome 24, fThuThy2.1, whole genome shotgun sequence genome, ACAGTTTGACGCGCCTCATAACGCTTTTAGTGCGTGTTCAGCCATTAAAAACAATAGGTGTACTTTAAAATGCGCGCGTCAGACGCTTCCAGTGCGTTTAGGCCTTCAGTGTAggaaaatataatattatatataaatacatatttatatataattttgatTCAGTTCTGGAATTCTTTTGAATAAattgcttattttcatttttcacttacaaatttatttttgatatttgaagTCTTATTTTTTCAGTTGTAGAACTTACATTTTCAGATTCatatcttatttttttgcagtttcaAATTTTAGGTTTTCGgtttcagatcattttttcactttttgatcGTATTTTTTGAGTTTCAGACTTTTTGCATTGATCTGGTGTGGGGGGCGTGGCATCAACGGAGAGGGGCGTGGAATCATGAGTGACAGTATAACAAAGAAGGCTGAGGGCCTTCCTCAATAATCAGAAtaaaacgttttatttctctcattctgaggctttgttctcactacAACTGACTCTCCTTGCTCGACCaccgctgtgctgtctctgtctctcccagATTTGTTCGCTGGGTCCTCATTTgaggctccaaaaatcaaaacaaggtCAGAGTTGGGGAATCAAGACAGCTTGATGCGCCTCATAACGCTTTTGGTGTGTGTTCAGCCATTAAAAACAATAGGTGTACTTCAAAACCCGCGCGTCAGACGCTTTCAGTGCGTTTTCGCGCCATTATACTGCAATTAGTGCCAAGTACGGTCTAAAACAGCTTGCTAAATGGAACTTTGGCACTGCATCAGGTTTTTTCACTGCCAGTCATGTGAATATGCAGCCcattctcactcccaactcgtcacatacaGAAGCTTGGTCAGGGCCccgtggcgtcactttttaatgcactgcaTACCcctttagtgtcatttttcaacatgCAGGTTAGTCCGATAGACTTCTGTTGAACTCCTACACCATCTGAAATACACGCTATGAGACCGATGACGTCTAAATAAGTTGACAAATTTCAGCccggtcgccagaataaaacgttggcattgtacatttctgcaaaccacaaatacgttgaatatctacatttcaacacctgtaatacggagcatattaacatttcaacaatacgtatcatatcaacatttctgaagtgacgtacttcacatgacatctatataagtTGACTTTCTCTGGTGGATGGCTTGTAATGTTGGGGAAAGTTAGAAATCGCACAGAGTCAGCACAGAACATGGTTCAAGACCACCTTGccgttttgattttatttgttattttaacccaTGAtttttccctaaccctaaccaagtggtttttgtgcctaaacctaactagacctcaaccacagcattgtcacaccgtaaaatataattatttttttaacagtgactgccGTGATACTGCACgttgaaaaatgatgctaaaggggtacccagtgtGTTAAAAAATGACGCCACGGGGTCCTGAAAGAGCTTCGGtagagttgggagtgagaacgtgttggAATATGGTGTATAGAAAGTGTTGAATCATACTTCTTGTGGCCTaatatgaaaaattaatttaaacatattAGACATGttcaaaacaatttattcaaACGACTTCCAGAACTGaatcaaaattatatttaacatgaaaaaGCTTTTCACTTCCTACACTTTTTAGTTTGAatacattgttgtatttttcaaaGTTGAAGATCAAAACTTGAACTTAAAGTTtcaaattttagtttttcaaATGATCAAACTTATTGACCCAGATTTAGCACCGTAGTTTTCAACATCTGTGTTCACCACAACCAACCAGCAACACATTTATGAGTTAACATGAAGCTTAAAGTGACTCAAactctttttcacttttaacatcaCAGTTCAGTCTCTATAATAAAGTTTAGTGCTTTACCTGCAGCCTGTCCTACTTTGAAAACCAAAACTATATTTGCTGAAATAAATCATCATTTATCACTGAGTTGGAGTTTCACCATTACATTATAAATCAATTTGAGTAATTAAGTATCAATTTATAACAAAAattgtgttgaaatgttcacatcaacctaaagttcacacacagtttaaaccCCATATTTCTTCTCCTCCATGCAGGTCTAACAgctgtgatacaaacacagcagactgtgatggcagcagtaggagaagatgtcaatctcagctgtcagctcatggagtctagagatgttcttcaggtcacatggcagaaactttcacctgaggggaagaagaagaatcttGCCTCCTACAACAAATCATTGGGACAAACAGTGAATGCTGGTTTTCAGGGGAAAGTGGAGTTTAAAGATGCTGAACTGCAGAACTGCTCCATAGTTATCAGGAAGGTGATGGAGCAGGATGAAGGCTgctatctctgtttgtttaacacgTTTCCTGATGGTTCTCTGACAGGCAGAACCTGCCTCCAACTCTATGGTGAGGACTAGACCTgaaacttattttcattattgattaatctgttgattattttttcaattcatcGTTTTGTCcatgaaatgtcaaataaaaaaattccCCCACCACAACATTCAAAAAGTGCATTTatgttcatgtacagtattttcatttagagctgcaacaattaatcaattgacagaaaactgaaacagCATGAAAGTGACAGATGCTGCATCACCAGTAGCAGGTGATTCTTTCTAGGCCAAACAAACTAACATACTGGACACAAAGTATCGTGTCGAAGCTGATGTCTTTGTAAGAAATGAATTCATGTGAAAcagtatttaatgttttgtctttgcagagcTGCATGAACCCATTCTACAaatcagagaatcaaactctACGGAAGAGACAGTTGTGTCCTGCTCGGCCACAGGTCGTCCTGCTCCCACAGTAACTCTGAATGTCCCACAACGAGACCTCTACTTCTCTCACAACAGCACAGTCAGTGTCACCAACACCAACGGTACAGTCACCGTCACCACTACAGCTGTGCTGtctggtttccatggaaacggtGCACAGGTTGGATGTGCAGCACAACTGCTCTCAGTCCCTGAAATTCAGGTGTTTAAGACGATTCCTGCTGATGGTGAGAAACACTTTCAAAACCACAGATTTACAGATAGATCATTATTCTATGATTCTGATTGGGTTTCATTTTTCAGGTTTTAATGATGAATCTGGATCTGATAAGAGTAAGTTAACCTTAAAGTTGTCTTAAGTCAAATTCACATTTAAAGTGTAGTTTCTTTATGAATGTTTAGTGTTTCATATcacatgttttcctctttttctcatagATTTCACTTTGATCCTTGTATTGATCACAGCAGGGTTTGTTTGTGTCGCTGTAGTCATCATTGTTGTCATACGTAAACATAAGAACAGGTAATTTCAACTTTCAAATCAATATCTGTCTTGTTGTGATACCAGTGTCTCACAGTTAATATGGtaataatttattgacattaagaggaaacacagaacTTAAAGAATCTATACAGACAAcacctataaataaataatatataaatgttcttaaatccttCATTCTGTCACACAGGGATGCTGAGGAGACGGAGATGACATAAGAACCAATCAAAAGCCCTTATGTGTAAGACACTTTCATAATtattcacatatttattattaattgcttCTTCAGAAAATGATTGAATCTGTCTTCTCTCTATTTTGGTATTTAAgttcctttctgtctctatatCTCTCTAACTAATGTGTCATTTATACATGAAGCTGATTCTGATGCACTTTACTCTTCATGGTCCATTGTGTACTCATAGTCAGCCTGTTTATCCACATAACTGTTAACTGTCAGAGTCATTCAGTGATAG is a window encoding:
- the LOC137177507 gene encoding OX-2 membrane glycoprotein-like, whose amino-acid sequence is MTPRGPERASFTHSLNPIFLLLHAGLTAVIQTQQTVMAAVGEDVNLSCQLMESRDVLQVTWQKLSPEGKKKNLASYNKSLGQTVNAGFQGKVEFKDAELQNCSIVIRKVMEQDEGCYLCLFNTFPDGSLTGRTCLQLYELHEPILQIRESNSTEETVVSCSATGRPAPT